tgttcaaagaattgaattccaggcagaactcttgttgccatggcaaccgaaaggaaaaacttaaaaaatcttcttatccaaaactgcaaggcttagagccttggtatttggcatgtgatatcacctaatggtcctctatgaagattgttcaaattgtgcccctggggtgaaaagaggccctgccctggaggtcacaagttttacgtagacttatataggaaaaaactttaaaaatattcttgtctaaaaccaaaagacctaggcctttgatatttggtatgtagcattgcctcgtAGTCCTTTACCAAAAGTTTTccaattataaccctggggtgaaaagaggctctgccccgggggtctcaagttttatatagacatataggaaaaaagtttaataattttctcgcctgaaactggaaggcctaggctttcgatatttggtatgttgcattgccttatggtcctctacaaaaattagtaaattttgcccctgggataaatagaggccctgccctgaAGTCCCAAATTTAGCATAgaattatataagaaaaaatacaaattttcttgtctttaagttcaaggcctagacctttgatttttggtatgtagcattgcctagtagatctcttacaagattgttcaaattatgccccttaagtggaaagaggccccgccccaggggtcacttgttatatgagttttATAGGAAtacatacttcaaaaattatcagatcatatttcctagactgtgtaattataattacctgatgaccccaatcgattaggggtcacttgactgtgaccttgacctactgacctactttcttgttttttttagatacagccgtgaaatttgaatgacatgtactaTTTGCAAACCGAgcttaaaattgactttcagtgaccatgaatgtgacctactgacctgctttctaatattttagcatcagtgtgccattttaaacatatggcttgtattacttaggtgagcgattcgggtcatcatgaccctcttgtaatgATTTATGGTACTAAATATAGTGACATGGAAACAGGAGTCTACTTATTCAATGAAGAAATTTTTATGCTATAAAAATTATAATGTGGAACTGAAAATCCTAATAGTTTTAATCGGTttgtaacaaacaaacaaaagtcagAATTTGACGGCATGTTTGATCGTTTATTATAAACGTCCTAGTTTTATTCACATTATATATTAGGCTACAAAAACGTTTATGACGTTAGTTTCCTTTCTTAAACCATAAATGATCCGTGGATTACAACAGTAACtattttcttcatttaaaaattatgGATGTATCCCCCTCTATAATATTTAATCAAAGATCCTCTGTTCTACTGAAACATATCTGATACCTGTTTCTATGAATGAATAAGTAACTGGTGTCTTGTCGTCTCTGTCATAGGCATTTGacacatttgtttggtcaataatgatgctatatatgataaaaacatcAACAGACAGTCTATATATTGATCTTAGTCGACCGTGCTGCTTCGTTTCACGccctgtcatttttcaaccaaaaagGATATGGTCAAATATCAGCATGCCAAAAATATCCATTGAATATATATCTTTCTGCTCCTGGGTAGATCATTAACATGCCGTCGTTCATTTCTGAGAAATAAGTTTGtaaaacatgacagaatttgaCAACTGCGTTAGTCGTAAACGACTGTGGCTATGTAAATGTCACAAAAGAttctacaaataaaatacagCCTTGTGCATGTTAGTTATAGTAAATACTTATAATTATACAGCTATGCTAACAAAAACAGATACAAACGTTCCGATTGTCATTATAGCAAATTCAAATTCCATTCGCAAGGCACAAGCCAGGTAAGAGAAGCTTTTGTAAATTATAAGTAGTTGTTATAACTTGCACGTATGTGGTTATATTGTATTTGTAGAAGCTTCTAAATGACTGTTTAGTCGTGGCATTCGCATTGCCATGATCGTTTACGACTAACGCTGTTGTCaaattttgtcatgttttacaaaaaaatttcagaaatgaaTGACGATATGTAAAGGATCTACCCAGAAACTGACAGATATATTCAATGGATCTTGTTGGTAGACATGCGGATATTTGGTCATATCCTTTTTGGTTGAAAACTGATAGACGGTGAAACGAAGGTCGCCCTGAAATGCAGCGCTGCTAACTTAGATACCTTTATTCAACAGGTATATAGTAAATGAGTGCTGGATTTATATTTGGTACCGGGACTGTCCATTGATATTTTTGATCATGTTTAACATCATTACTGACCAAACAAATGTGCCGAATGCCGTTGGCCTCTGATGTCAAATCTCACATGTCAATAATTACTGATGgacgaaaaataaataatattatgctTTCGTCCGAATATCTTCATCActtttactctgctaaatttctatattgaattgGTCGAAcattaaatttggacagtaccacatattattcaaatgggtattcactgaaaatttacttaccaaatagcgaccagtgcagacaaagatggacctgcacggacgtgcaggctgatcttggtcttcacttgtcgcaaaggcagaatcacttgccatcagcagactaaaggttaacaTCGTACGGAACTCTTAGAATTAAACGTTATGCTGTAATATAATTACTGCGCCATTTTATCTTATTCTAGATCAGATTATATATGGCAATAAGTGAAGGAAAGtaagttttttctttcaaactgatATCTTTAATGAATTTTTGACTGGCTAAATAATGATTCGGATACGTTATGTTTGTTGACTGTGTTAAAGGCACAGACTTCCAAATCgtacaaaaacaaaagaagagaatttttttagatatcaagaaattttgttttaactagTTATAAAAATACATCACTTTCTGAGGCATGGCATGTTGAAATCTTGAACACATTTGGTATGATTGATATATTAATTGAGTTCTGTTACTTATATAACAATCTCTTTTAAAATTCACATCTCATCTCTTAAAAGTACACCACTCAATTTTTTTCAGATCTTATCTCTTTAAAAACACATATCTTTTTCAAATACACATCTCATCACTTTAAAGTACATATCTTAATAGCTATCAAACATTCATTAGAATGGTCAAATGCTCCAATTTCTAGCAATGCCCCTAAATAGAATGATTTAAACATCTTGAAGAAAACCGTCGCTTAAAACaacaatatgaatgaaaaaatgCAATTTAGTTTATGTTACCTTATATACTAAAGCAATGTTTCATGCTGTTAAAAACTTATATTTCTCATAGATTGCAATGCATGACTTCTGAGGTGAGcttgataaaaaattaataatatatctgtcataaaattctttttaatagcaccttttgttttttgttgtttttttaatgatatcATCACATATGATTTTCTATACACCCATTACTGTGCAATGGCAGCTGCTTCTGACTATCTCTCCGTCCATCGTATTTAGTGTTCAATAACGTAATAACCGTACAAAGTTTTGGctttaaactttgcatatagGTAGGTTGTGATAAAACAATTGAGACCCTGTGGATACGCAGTACTTAATTTGTGCATCCAAAAGGTTCAACACAGTCGAAAGGCATAAAACTAAAAAACTATGGCCAGCACTACTGAAATGGTTACTAGACCTGAAATGTGGATATGtatgctcagtacatctagaaacgcaacgtttCTTCCCTAGATTTTTTTCATGctttccttgtacatgtatatttgaagttTGTGTAGTAGTTTTGCAAAATCGTGTAGAAACCTGACCATCATGCAAAAtcaaaaccaaaatgaaaaatcaagTTAGTGCCGTTTTCTTGTCAATTGTCAGGTTAAAAAATACTGACTGTAGAccaagtgttgcgtttctagatgtactcagtatattagtagacaaatattttgatttaactAATGTATCTTTAAGATTTCTAGCACGTCTGAATGCCATAAATGGCTTACATTTATACAGTTCTTGAACAGCAGGGTAATTAGATAGATGTAACAAATCCGTGTACTTATTTATTATGTTACCTATATTAGGTAATGACGGATTGTACTCTATAACAAATGGTATAACATTATTGTAGTCTCTCATAGTTTTTATAAAAGCATTACTTTGAGTTACACACATTATCCCATTCAGTGCTTTAACAACAACTTGTTTAGGATATTTTCTGTCAAGGaataaaaatactaaaagtaAGCTGGAATAACAGGTAATGTTGAGATTTGAATATcggttaaacatgttaaatgttttgaCGTACTATCGCATCCTAAGTTTTCTTCAATAACCCATAGTATGATAGTAAACGTATATACTTTGGGGTTAAAAtcttcaataataataatttgactgaataactacttcaaaatttctgggttatgtatttatttattgttttctttccaacacagacagacagacaaacagacagacagacagacacatatTTTGGTACATTAGATAGCAAAACTAATCAGTGTCATACATGtgcaaaatacataaatattaacTGCTATCATTTGTGTGTACCCATTACCAGATGCGGGAAATGAACCCATTTATTTCTATAGTAACCGAAAGCGATCCAATGTCTTTTTTTCTATAACGGTAAGTTCTTATGTTGTCTCACATATTGTATGCCAGTGGTTCAAATATTATAAACTTTAAGATTTAACATTTCGGTATTTTagtctttaaaaatataatatctatTGCTATATCAGAAATATAATAACACACCATGCTAAaactttcattacatttgaattaTCCCTAGCATGAAACAGTGTCTTTTTTGTTAGAGATATAGCCTTTAATTTAATGTGATGCACATATGCATCCATACactgttaaaatttcaaaatgtatttattaatcaAGAAATGTTGAGAGTTTTTTTAACGAAGATCTGATTTTATTAGACTTATATGTAAGTGAGACAAACTAAATGAATTATTATTTACATATAGTACTTGATTAATTCAACAGTGAAAATGCATGTACACTCTTGAGAGAATATAATTGCAATATAACATGAGCACATGTTGATTGAAAATGGGCTATGTACTGGCAAGGTGGAAAGCGCTACACCTTAATATGTATTAGTCTTCCCAACCAGTAGTTTCATGCTGAAACTTAGTTTCCCATTTTACTGAACAGAATGGTAGGGATCTGTCCGATTGTGGTATCCGTACCATTCCAACTTCTATCGCTCTTAAAGAACTGAAAACTGACACCGTCCTTTACTACAAAGTCAAGTCCATTTATTCCACGATATGTTGGTTTTCCTCGAATTGTTAACTGTACTGTGAAAGTCCGACCCGCAGGTACTTGCACTGGTGACGACAAAATAATATTATAGACTTGTATTGACTTCCCTGAAATAATTGTCTTCTTCTCGTGGCGCACAACATCCTCGTGGCAATCGTAAACAACTACATCGACGTGGTACGAGTCTTGGCCAGTGGATGGGCCAAACATTTGAACTCCCCGTAAAATGATTGGCATGGACACGCGAAATCCAATGGCATCTGGACCTCCCATTTGACAGTTTTTCTCAACTCCTTGAAACCGTATCACCCTTGTTATCGGATGGTATGCTTCATAGTTTTCTGTGTGTGTGTAGGGTATCACCGGGAAGCCAGATTGCGGTAGAATATCTGGCAAATATTCCTTTGTTTTACCTTTGCCTAATGCCCTCGTGATAAGATCCTGATTGACGACATATTCATGTCTGTTTCTTTTATTGAACTGAGAAGGTAATGTGTGCGTTTCACCGTGGAAGAActgaaataatgatattttttcttcCCGATTTAAAATCTCACTGTGTGAAATTTTCTGGGTAAATTCAAGCACATCCATGGTAGCGAACCGTATATGAAATATTAACTTACCAAGAGCCTTTCGTTTGTTTACATCCGTTGGCTGAAGACGTTTTTGCGAACATTTACGACTGGCCCACAGTGTGAGTGCTTCAAAGATGAGAAATTCCTTCGCATTCAGATCGTCAGATTTTACAATGTCTTCTACACACTCTCGACATAACTCTTCAAATTTCGGAGACTTCAAAACATCTACTGCATTTACGAAAATGAACTGCATGCAACGATCGTACACGCTTCTTTCACAGTATGTGTGCGCATGCTCCAATGTGACGCAGACGTTATCGGCGTTCATTGCAGACAATAAAAAGCTGAAACAGGACGTCTTCAGAGTCGTGGGTCCGTATGTAGACGTAACTGGAATAAGAGCTGTTGCCCTGTCTACTGATAGCTCTATGTCATCAGTAtacaaatatctaaaataaaaatatgatgaaaCCTTAGGGTACTGTAACGCTGCGTTCAGCAGTTGAAACCATCACATTTTTGATTACGAAAAAggacatatttcattaaaatactaaatggaacatatttgttttgtttttgtttcgtttaacgtcacatcgacacagtAATacgtcatatggctactttcaaGCTATTCATGGTGAAGtaagaccccagatgcccttcCGGGAGTTATTTCATCAAAGGCAGACACCTGAGTAAACTACTAGCCCTCCGTATTATCGGAGAGGGGAAAGTCAGAGAActtaacaactcggccatggAGACCCTGAACATATCCGAGTCAAGCAACTATGATAAAGTAAAAACATTAAGTATTGACCCAAATTTGTTCCATTAAATTAATGTACATGTTCTATAAAGTAATAAAGGTTATGTATGATACAATGAGGAAAACAATTAATGCAAACTAACTTATTAGGCCACGCCAAATTGAATAGttgttcattgtttttttttttttttttttttttttttttttttttttttaaaaaaatgaggcGGCgcgcgaaaaaataatttaattatttgtttgtttctgagaaaatcaggagcgagcaaagagcgaagaaatatatttgtcttgttttgtctCTCGATTAACTAgtaaaaaaccttaaaatagaatgtacagcccttttacattaaaaataatttaccaggaattgagaaaacatgggtacattttggtttgggtacgttttgacctgcaggcgcacaacaaagcgaactcgtaaAAAATGGTAATAACACTGGCATACAGTatagtgtaatcaaataatgcatgcattTGAAAATATGTAACATGCAACAATGCATGACCTTAAACCATAATCATGAAatagatatgtgacttgaatgTTTACTGCtatgaaatgtagcatttttagctcgaccatTCCAGTTTTcgaagttttttataaagtcaaatatatctctattactattaaaacttttgacttgaaacttaaaataattagttactatcaaagtctacaccagggtaAACAATCCATATACTTCTGTttcgaattttgacagagttacgcccctttttaacttagatttttttttattcaagttttgtatactgtccaatatctctgttactttcaaagttaTTGGCttttatgtcccttttactgacaaagctgtaattcaatatcaagcactgagaaaagtcgagcatgttacggacagctcttattcTATGAACTTTCTTAACGGACTAAATTTGTTGAAACGAAGTCTCAACTAAGGTCTGTAATGGAAATTGACGTGCAATAACGTTACTATACtcgaggattggaaaatttgaagatTTAATTGAACTCTACACAactcatataaatataaattccttaccccacccacattcgtataaaaatgctgatcatttggacaggaaaagcAGAAAACCGAAAAGTGACATACATCTATACgcatttacccttaccaaaataatgtagactgatgttatcaaataaaatagtgtgtgttttcatctaattttcaatgaaataaatccgattttgtAGCAACTAAATTTGGTAAACATTCAAAGAAAATGGCGTAATTGTATCAGGGGAAATAACATTAATGCAACTAAGTATAagtatcatgatatattatagacgaaatgtatttattgtgattaagtccattttagaacaatctggggaagcatttgtacactgttacgtccgtaGAAAGTAGCCCACCAACAAATTTTGGCTTTAGACtatgagccagaaggggttttgctCCCCCACCCCCAGGAGGAATTTTGCggaccatatttttttgaaactccaatgtgtggcgaacattttggcataaagtttgcaactggcgagtggggcttttctccgtaacaacgccttaaaatacgttaccctcaaaaccagtaagtttttcatcaatttttacagacaaatggtaccattatgttaataaatcatttcaagtttgcatattttatttcaaggtgtatactagatgctgcaatttgattaaatttcaatgtctaaaatgtgatgtttaagaagaaaaatatcggaaaaagatacgttaccctaaaaaatcaaacatttttggcataaagtttttactgcaaatttagatgaccaggtaattaaaaattgaagttactattaaaaagttcaaagttcagcaaaaaaaatgatgtatagattgctagtataagttaagggaaagcatacttttcgcgattcttaaaatgtaacgtcattcttccaaaatatgctatttttcaatCATACCTAATTCCaaacatgattttcataaaaatgttctatcaattttatattgacattctttagttacatgtaatacaactatatacttatttatcaacaaacctctaacttgtaagatgtgttacattgaattctacattacattttacgttaccaaacatacaaattatgtTGTATGTCTTCAGTTTTTTTCAAACatactttttttatcatttgaaaaaaaatacattataattctgctctcaacagtatagttttgcatttcaaactgaaggtttaacttaaaacacatgtattaatatatcaaattatgttacaatttacgttaccgaACACACTAAATAtatctcttgtgttctgttaccttaaatatactgtagcacttagaaaaagcatatttacaattcaatcaaaatatgttttaaacatagctttgcattttaactttaaacccatgtatttaaaaaactatctacgttacaatttacgttacgTAACATATAttctatacattttcatgtattctgtattgtgaacatacactttatctttgaaaaatagcaaacttaaatgatttctttgttttaaatattttgctttcaattctaaacacatacatttaacaatcaaACTATGAAACTAGAACCTAATCTACATGGtccatatatatgtatatatagctTCTATGGAGCCAGTATCCAGTAAAGGTCATGGCTGGAATACTGTGACTTTCTTTGATACTGTCTGTATATATTGATGGTAGTTCAATCTTCCTCAAAATAGGATATTCTGTAAGTAAAATTAATGTAACTCTAGTAGGTAAAGTAAAGTGCAAAATGGTACATCAGACTGCCCAGtctgaaggcaagttcttacaaaaataactcttttgatggcaaatatgggacTTTAACTAAATTTTATGGGTGAAGGCCGTTACCCCTTGACAAGTTTATGCCAGACAGAGGCCGTATTTGATTTCCAGTCAATTGAACCTCAACCGGTTTCTAGAGAACCTAAGGTCGGAGACAAATAACAATattggggaatattgttactaaaagtcaagccacttgtgtgaagttcggagGCCACTTCCTTCCAAAGGTTTGTGGACCTCATACTAGCAACCCCATTCAACATCAGAAGCTCGCTAGAGTATTTCCTTTCAATCACACTGGGCAGTTGCCTTTAAATAATGTTGGGTACCAACAGTTAATCTATCATtgttttgtctaggtcatgagggcatacAGGCCTGGTGGTTGCCACCACTAGAAACTGTGTCATTGTATTCGGTACCACCTTCTCTAACAGGGTTCCATCTTCCTGCATTTAACCTAAGTGCATGTACATCAAGTCCATCTCCATGacagcaactatggaacaaatatGTTGAGCAATACTTGTCCTGCGTCGCAAACTGCAGTGTCGTTGTTTGGGGATTTGTGTCCTTTACGTCCATTTTACTAATTCTTTCATTCCGAGACTGGTAGTTTACACTATCCTTACTGTGCACATTTCGGGAGAAAGGGTTgggttatgacaacaattacCGTATGGACCTTGCTCCTGACACTATGGCTTTACACAATTACGGAAACATCGACTTGGAGGGGCTTGGTCTATGggatgtgttcaggtctcctGTTCTGATGGATAGACCAGCAGGGACACAttgtgccagagtctcacttaTGGGTCTGGTTTCGGCTTGCTAACCCTTACTTAGTAAGTGGAcgtgtggatttggttaagtggcGGCAAGATCAACTTATCTACAGTGCGAGACTGCAATCTCTAAAACTGAtggtagatatggctgtgcagcctttatttaaccacaacATCCTTTGTAATTGGGTTGAAACATGAGTCCCTTCCAGATGGGAATTGGTATTTCGGGACCTGTCGCGGGACCTGTctggtttaagcaatagagatCTTTGGGCTAGAGGCCTTAGGAAAGGGACTCCGGGTCTTGGATCATTTACTTTGGATCCTCTTGTAGATATGTGTCAGCAGAGGCAAAGCCCAGTCCGGCAATAGACACAGAAACTGTGTCCATCTGTTTGAAGTCTTCTCAGCTTCCTGGGCATCCCAGGTTTATCCTTGTGAAAGATGCAGAAACTATGTCCATCCATCcgccaaactttcaagaaaacccaAGTTTCTCAGATGTGTATGTTTTGCTAGGTATCTTGACTGTGGTTTAGAAATCTAGGTCAGAATGGGTATCCCATAGTACACATTAGTATGAATATGATAGTCCCATTCCTGGGTATTCCAGCATGGTAATAATTTGGTACATTTCTCCGTGCAACCAAGGAGTTTATGAACTAATGCAGTGTGTATCACCTGGCATACATTAGTGTCAGTATTATAGTCCTTGCTCTGGGTATCCCAGGGCCTTAATAATTTGGTATGTTTACCTAGGCATTCCGGAAGTTTATGATCTTGGGTCAGGGTATCCCTTGACcttaagttttgttattataagatatgtgtggaataactgcttcaataTAGTAATTAACCGTCCATtggggaatctcgtctgttttaagaaGGAAGTACTTGTGGTCTGCTTCACATTACATGTATAATCGTTATTAGCAAAACCTCCATGTTAATTATCAtgcagggtatccctgttatgtCTTATTCTGCAAGGAAGCCATTTGTGGCCTCCCAAGCCCTTGTGACCCACTTTATAGAACAGGGCTTGGGGAGTGTAGTGGGAATGCTGTTAATGGTtaccaaggtcactgtcagaggtcacaggagaaacagCAAATCAGCGAGGAGGATCGACATCACATGGCTAGGAGGACCAATCGTTAACAAGGAGTATCTCCTCTCAACCAGACTCTattgaatgcagttgtatttatcatcaacaaccAAAATCTAAGGCCATCTGCCTTTTAGCGTTAGAAACCTCTTCCGCCCCTAATAAGAGTGTCGACCCTGGTATAGTGAATACCATTTTCActtcaagctcaaggtcacacttagtcgtcagaggtcataccttaggaCTAATATTGCTTCACATTGCGGAgttcatgttatttatttatactaatgataattatggtatgcagtcatactggtaaattcaaagagctatatattcttaatatacttttaaataatattgtctaatgaattaaaaaatctatatacatttatttggtaatgttgttcatgtctgttgatgtttatttatagtccaatgtataatttttttaaaatcctaacAATATAcgtaataccaaaattttaaatattttttctttaacagaTATAGTCATATTTCGGAAAGGTAACGTATTATACGTGACGTATTGAATAAGTTAGCTCTGGGGGcagttttgttatatataaatttaattattgaaCTATGTATTggccattatcattattttaca
This is a stretch of genomic DNA from Mercenaria mercenaria strain notata chromosome 4, MADL_Memer_1, whole genome shotgun sequence. It encodes these proteins:
- the LOC123552071 gene encoding BTB/POZ domain-containing protein 6-like, coding for MLEKLIGCDVTLIVGKNQEAIQAHSYVLSSRSAKFADILAAEKQLERKLAVIPDVKLDTFKLLLRYLYTDDIELSVDRATALIPVTSTYGPTTLKTSCFSFLLSAMNADNVCVTLEHAHTYCERSVYDRCMQFIFVNAVDVLKSPKFEELCRECVEDIVKSDDLNAKEFLIFEALTLWASRKCSQKRLQPTDVNKRKALGKLIFHIRFATMDVLEFTQKISHSEILNREEKISLFQFFHGETHTLPSQFNKRNRHEYVVNQDLITRALGKGKTKEYLPDILPQSGFPVIPYTHTENYEAYHPITRVIRFQGVEKNCQMGGPDAIGFRVSMPIILRGVQMFGPSTGQDSYHVDVVVYDCHEDVVRHEKKTIISGKSIQVYNIILSSPVQVPAGRTFTVQLTIRGKPTYRGINGLDFVVKDGVSFQFFKSDRSWNGTDTTIGQIPTILFSKMGN